A region from the Mycolicibacterium litorale genome encodes:
- a CDS encoding cation acetate symporter yields MTGSPLTAAALLAAAVATIAIGAYGVRLSRTTSDFLVASRTVGPQWNAAAISGEYLSAASFLGVAGLIAKYGADALWYPVGFTAGYLGLLLFVAAPLRRSGAYTVPDFAEFRLGSRRLRKVAMLVVIVICVVYLVPQYQGAGLALKTLLGMPVWIGPVVVGGIVITNVVAGGMRSITFVQAFQYWLKLTAIAVPALALLGLFFADRGELGGPLPPAVTHDTTVAIETDVVVQVAEPAGITVTGTLDGEPVTSAPVGAPGEHRLAEGTTMTLAEGAVTPVLAGTPAAGGEWLASGGGLGGAHPLYQVLSIIVATFLGTMGLPHVLVRFYTNPDGRVARRTALAVIALLALFYLFPMLLGVFSRLYVPQLLITGTADAAVLLAPGAAIGGVFGELLAALVAAGAIAAFLATSSGLLVSIAGALATDVLRGRVRDFRVAALVGGLIPIPLSLITSGLELSRSVGLAFAVAASTLCPLLVLGIWWRGLTAVGASCGLVVGGLASGTAVTLAIAGVVDEEAAGGWAAVVVGYPAAVTVPLAFLTMIAVSRCTRGSAPPDVAQIFARMHVPERLGMGIERVPRD; encoded by the coding sequence ATGACCGGATCCCCGCTGACGGCCGCGGCGCTGCTCGCCGCCGCGGTGGCCACGATCGCGATCGGCGCCTACGGCGTCCGGCTCTCACGCACCACGTCGGACTTCCTCGTCGCCTCCCGCACCGTCGGGCCGCAGTGGAACGCCGCCGCGATCTCCGGCGAATACCTCTCGGCCGCATCGTTTCTCGGCGTCGCCGGGTTGATCGCGAAATACGGCGCCGACGCGCTGTGGTACCCCGTTGGATTCACCGCCGGCTACCTCGGGCTGCTGCTGTTCGTCGCCGCGCCGCTGCGGCGCTCGGGCGCCTACACGGTGCCGGACTTCGCCGAGTTCCGGCTCGGCTCGCGGCGGCTGCGCAAGGTCGCGATGCTCGTGGTCATCGTGATCTGCGTGGTGTACCTGGTGCCGCAATACCAGGGTGCGGGCCTCGCGTTGAAGACGCTGCTCGGGATGCCGGTGTGGATCGGGCCGGTGGTGGTCGGCGGCATCGTCATCACCAACGTGGTGGCGGGCGGTATGCGCTCGATCACCTTCGTCCAGGCGTTCCAGTACTGGCTGAAGCTGACGGCCATCGCGGTCCCCGCACTGGCGCTGCTCGGGTTGTTCTTCGCCGACCGCGGCGAACTGGGCGGCCCGCTCCCCCCGGCCGTCACCCATGACACGACCGTCGCCATCGAGACCGACGTCGTCGTGCAGGTCGCCGAGCCCGCGGGCATCACGGTGACCGGCACGCTCGACGGCGAACCGGTGACCTCCGCGCCGGTCGGGGCACCGGGTGAGCACCGGCTCGCAGAAGGCACCACCATGACGCTGGCCGAGGGTGCGGTCACACCGGTGCTCGCCGGCACCCCCGCGGCGGGCGGCGAGTGGCTGGCCTCCGGCGGCGGCCTCGGGGGTGCACATCCGCTCTACCAGGTGCTGTCGATCATCGTGGCGACGTTCCTCGGCACGATGGGACTGCCGCACGTGCTGGTGCGGTTCTACACCAACCCCGACGGCCGGGTCGCCCGGCGGACCGCGCTGGCGGTGATCGCGCTGCTGGCGCTGTTCTACCTGTTCCCCATGCTGCTCGGGGTGTTCTCCCGCCTCTACGTACCGCAGCTGCTGATCACCGGCACCGCCGACGCCGCGGTGCTGCTCGCGCCGGGCGCCGCGATCGGCGGGGTGTTCGGCGAGTTGCTCGCCGCGCTCGTCGCCGCCGGGGCGATCGCGGCGTTCCTCGCCACCTCGTCGGGGCTGCTGGTGAGCATCGCCGGGGCGCTGGCCACCGATGTGCTGCGCGGCCGGGTGCGTGACTTCCGGGTGGCCGCGCTCGTCGGCGGGCTGATCCCGATCCCGTTGTCGCTCATCACCTCCGGCCTCGAGTTGTCGCGCAGCGTCGGGTTGGCGTTCGCCGTGGCGGCGTCGACGCTGTGCCCGCTGCTGGTGTTGGGCATCTGGTGGCGGGGACTGACCGCGGTCGGCGCCTCGTGCGGGCTGGTGGTGGGCGGGCTGGCGTCGGGGACCGCGGTGACGCTCGCGATCGCCGGCGTGGTCGACGAGGAGGCGGCCGGCGGATGGGCGGCGGTGGTCGTCGGCTATCCCGCCGCGGTGACCGTGCCGCTGGCGTTCCTGACGATGATCGCCGTCAGCCGGTGCACCCGGGGCAGCGCACCGCCCGACGTGGCGCAGATCTTCGCGCGGATGCACGTGCCGGAACGGCTGGGGATGGGCATCGAGCGGGTGCCCCGCGACTGA
- a CDS encoding DUF485 domain-containing protein — protein MPDTDIPPREAGMPSGEQYLAMQASPEFQELRNRLRRFVFPMSAAFLIWYTTYVLLGAFAHDFMAIRVWGNINVGLLIGIGQFVTTFLITAVYVRFANKVIDPRAAAIRAELEGHAP, from the coding sequence GTGCCCGATACGGACATTCCACCGCGGGAGGCAGGGATGCCCAGCGGTGAACAGTACTTGGCCATGCAGGCCAGCCCCGAATTCCAGGAGCTGCGGAACAGGTTGCGCCGCTTCGTGTTCCCGATGAGCGCGGCATTCCTCATCTGGTACACCACCTACGTGCTGCTCGGCGCCTTCGCGCACGACTTCATGGCGATCCGGGTTTGGGGCAACATCAACGTCGGCCTGCTGATCGGCATCGGCCAGTTCGTCACCACCTTCCTCATCACCGCCGTCTACGTGCGGTTCGCGAACAAGGTCATCGATCCGCGCGCCGCCGCGATCCGCGCCGAACTGGAAGGACACGCACCGTGA
- a CDS encoding cation acetate symporter, producing the protein MAIFALFVLVTLFIVIKASKKNATATEFFTAGRAFTGPQNGIAISGDYLSAASFLGIAGAIAVYGYDGFLYSIGFLVAWLVALLLVAELLRNTGKFTMADVLSFRLKQRPVRLAAATNTLAVSLFYLLAQMAGAGVLVALLLNIESDLGQSIVIAVVGVLMIVYVLVGGMKGTTWVQIIKAVLLIGGAGIMTVMVLAKFGFNFSEILGTAQSMVSGSGDAKVAARDVLAPGAQYGASLTTQINFISLALALVLGTAGLPHVLMRFYTVPTAKEARRSVVWAIALIGAFYLFTLALGYGAAALVGPDRILAAPGGVNSAAPQLAFELGGVVLLGIISAVAFATILAVVAGLTITASASFAHDIYASVMKSHQVTESEQVRISRITAVVLGTFAIGLGILAREQNVAFLVALAFAVAAAANLPTILYSLYWRRFNTRGALWSMYGGLISTIVLIVFSPAVSGTATSMIKGVDFAWFPLANPGIVSIPLAFILGIVGTLTSPDDEDPTIAAEMEVRSLTGVGAEKAVAH; encoded by the coding sequence ATGGCGATCTTCGCGCTGTTCGTCCTGGTGACGCTGTTCATCGTGATCAAGGCCAGCAAGAAGAACGCCACCGCGACCGAGTTCTTCACTGCGGGCCGCGCGTTCACCGGCCCGCAGAACGGCATCGCGATCAGCGGCGACTACCTGTCGGCCGCCAGCTTCCTCGGCATCGCCGGTGCCATCGCCGTCTACGGCTACGACGGGTTCCTCTACTCGATCGGGTTCCTGGTGGCCTGGCTGGTGGCGCTGCTACTGGTGGCCGAATTGCTGCGCAACACAGGCAAATTCACCATGGCCGACGTGCTGAGCTTCCGGCTCAAGCAGCGCCCGGTGCGGTTGGCCGCGGCCACCAACACCCTGGCCGTGTCACTGTTCTACCTGCTGGCCCAGATGGCGGGCGCCGGCGTGCTGGTCGCGCTGCTGCTCAACATCGAAAGCGACCTCGGCCAGTCGATCGTGATCGCGGTCGTCGGCGTGCTGATGATCGTCTACGTCCTGGTCGGCGGGATGAAGGGCACCACCTGGGTGCAGATCATCAAGGCGGTGCTGCTCATCGGCGGCGCCGGGATCATGACCGTAATGGTGCTGGCCAAGTTCGGTTTCAACTTCTCCGAGATCCTCGGCACCGCGCAGTCGATGGTCAGCGGCAGCGGGGACGCGAAGGTCGCCGCGCGTGACGTCCTCGCCCCCGGCGCGCAGTACGGCGCCTCGCTGACCACGCAGATCAACTTCATCTCCCTCGCACTGGCGCTGGTCCTGGGGACCGCCGGGCTGCCGCACGTCCTGATGCGCTTCTACACGGTGCCCACCGCGAAAGAGGCGCGGCGCAGCGTGGTCTGGGCGATCGCGTTGATCGGTGCCTTCTACCTGTTCACGCTCGCCCTCGGGTACGGCGCCGCGGCGCTGGTCGGTCCGGACCGCATCCTGGCCGCACCGGGCGGGGTGAACTCCGCCGCACCGCAGCTGGCGTTCGAACTGGGCGGCGTGGTGTTGCTCGGCATCATCTCGGCGGTGGCGTTCGCGACGATCCTCGCGGTCGTCGCCGGGCTGACGATCACCGCGTCGGCGTCGTTCGCCCACGACATCTACGCCAGCGTGATGAAGAGCCACCAGGTCACCGAGAGTGAGCAGGTCAGGATCTCGCGGATCACCGCGGTGGTGCTGGGCACGTTCGCGATCGGTCTTGGCATCCTGGCCCGCGAGCAGAACGTCGCGTTCCTGGTGGCACTCGCGTTCGCCGTGGCGGCCGCGGCGAACCTGCCGACGATCCTGTACTCGCTGTACTGGCGGCGGTTCAACACCCGCGGCGCCCTGTGGAGCATGTACGGCGGGTTGATCTCGACGATCGTGCTGATCGTGTTCTCACCTGCGGTGTCCGGGACGGCCACCTCGATGATCAAGGGTGTCGACTTCGCGTGGTTCCCACTGGCCAATCCGGGGATCGTGTCGATCCCGCTGGCGTTCATCCTCGGCATCGTCGGCACCCTGACGTCCCCGGACGATGAGGATCCGACGATCGCGGCCGAGATGGAGGTGCGTTCACTGACCGGCGTGGGCGCCGAGAAGGCGGTCGCCCACTGA
- a CDS encoding MFS transporter produces the protein MMLGTTVPTPLYSLYADRMNFEVFTTTVVFAAYAGGVLFALLAFGRWSDAVGRRPMLMAGVVFSIVSAAVFLAADSVALLLVGRVLSGLSAGVFTGTATAAVIEAAPERWRGRAAAVATVANIGGLGGGPLLAGLLVQYAPHPLHLVFVVHIVMAVLAGLAVLTVPETSQRRGGIGLQRLSVPPEALPVFVIAALAAFAGFAVTGLFTAVAPSFLAEVIGIGNHAVAGAIVCSIFASSAVTQVLANRIPPPRAVAVGCAILVAGMAVLAVALHLSSLPGLIAAALISGVGQGMSFSRGLAAVAERTPPERRAEVSSTYFVVAYVAISLPVIGEGLAAQALGLQTAGVCFAIAVAVLATVCLIAIVSREKRSAG, from the coding sequence ATGATGCTCGGCACCACGGTTCCCACGCCGCTCTACTCGCTCTACGCCGACCGGATGAACTTCGAGGTGTTCACCACCACGGTCGTCTTCGCGGCCTATGCGGGCGGCGTGTTGTTCGCGCTGCTGGCCTTCGGACGGTGGTCCGACGCCGTGGGACGCCGGCCGATGCTGATGGCCGGGGTGGTGTTCTCGATCGTCAGCGCCGCGGTGTTTTTGGCCGCCGACTCGGTGGCCCTGCTGCTGGTCGGTCGGGTGCTGTCGGGTCTGTCGGCCGGTGTCTTCACCGGCACCGCGACGGCGGCGGTCATCGAGGCCGCACCGGAGCGGTGGCGCGGCCGCGCGGCGGCGGTCGCCACGGTCGCCAACATCGGCGGGCTCGGTGGGGGCCCGTTGCTCGCCGGTCTGCTCGTGCAGTACGCCCCACATCCGCTGCACCTGGTGTTCGTCGTCCACATCGTGATGGCGGTGCTGGCCGGGCTCGCGGTGCTCACCGTGCCGGAGACCTCGCAGCGCCGCGGCGGTATCGGCCTGCAGCGGCTCTCGGTGCCGCCCGAGGCGCTGCCGGTGTTCGTGATCGCGGCGCTGGCCGCCTTCGCCGGATTCGCCGTCACCGGACTGTTCACCGCGGTGGCGCCGTCGTTTCTGGCCGAGGTCATCGGCATCGGCAACCACGCCGTGGCCGGGGCGATCGTCTGCTCGATCTTCGCGAGCTCGGCGGTCACCCAGGTGCTCGCCAACCGCATCCCACCGCCGCGGGCGGTGGCGGTCGGCTGCGCGATCCTGGTGGCGGGAATGGCGGTGCTCGCTGTGGCACTTCACCTCTCATCGCTGCCCGGCCTCATCGCGGCCGCGCTGATCTCCGGCGTCGGGCAGGGTATGAGTTTCAGCCGCGGGCTGGCCGCCGTCGCCGAACGCACCCCGCCGGAGCGGCGCGCCGAGGTCAGCTCCACCTACTTCGTCGTCGCCTACGTGGCGATCTCACTGCCGGTGATCGGTGAGGGCCTGGCCGCACAGGCGCTGGGATTGCAGACGGCGGGGGTGTGTTTCGCGATCGCGGTCGCGGTGCTCGCCACCGTATGCCTGATCGCCATCGTGTCGCGGGAGAAGAGGAGCGCGGGCTAA
- a CDS encoding DUF5302 domain-containing protein: MADAPEDDTKRKFREALERKKANSAGSAAHRDGGPKKPKAHGPVENRREFRRKSG, encoded by the coding sequence ATGGCTGACGCACCGGAAGACGACACCAAGCGCAAGTTCCGGGAGGCCCTCGAACGCAAGAAGGCCAACTCGGCGGGTTCGGCCGCGCACCGCGACGGCGGGCCCAAGAAACCGAAGGCCCACGGCCCGGTGGAGAACCGTCGCGAGTTCCGCCGCAAGAGCGGTTAG
- a CDS encoding PPOX class F420-dependent oxidoreductase → MVRQVFDDKLLALISGNSLGVLATIKRDGRPQLSNVSYHFDPRAVAIEVSVTEPRAKTRNLRRDPRASIHVSSDDGWAYAVAEGDAILTPPAASPDDDTVEALIALYRNIAGEHPDWDDYRRAMVDDRRVLLTLPITHLYGMPPGRR, encoded by the coding sequence ATGGTGCGCCAGGTGTTCGACGACAAACTGTTGGCCTTGATCAGCGGCAACTCGCTGGGCGTGCTGGCCACCATCAAACGCGACGGCCGGCCGCAGCTGTCGAACGTGTCCTACCACTTCGATCCGCGGGCGGTCGCCATCGAGGTGTCGGTCACCGAACCGCGGGCCAAGACCCGCAACCTGCGCCGCGACCCCCGCGCGTCGATCCACGTCAGCTCCGACGACGGCTGGGCGTACGCGGTCGCCGAAGGTGACGCGATCCTCACCCCGCCCGCCGCGTCACCGGACGACGACACCGTCGAGGCGCTGATCGCGTTGTACCGCAACATCGCCGGTGAACACCCGGACTGGGACGACTACCGCCGCGCCATGGTCGACGACCGCCGGGTCCTGCTCACCCTGCCGATCACCCACCTGTACGGGATGCCGCCCGGCCGACGGTAA
- a CDS encoding class I SAM-dependent methyltransferase, translating into MSRDYVPKLCGVAVIDGSTLEGVSATTLWTLHNRAGEAKRSDGVIRDPWAVTLLDAIEYDYLKFGKPNQSHALRARAFDIATAEYLTAHPKASVVALAEGLQTSLWRLDRMGVADELTWYSIDLPPVMALRERLLPADERIVALAQSALDRSWLDRVDPADGVFVTAEGLLMYLDPQDVTDLIAECAARFPGGRMMFDSIPHWLSRRTMKGLKLSDRYVTPPMPFALTADEGLALADRIPGVAAARDIPMPRGRGLFNALFWPPLDRVPLHRRGRPSITLLEFAP; encoded by the coding sequence ATGAGTCGAGACTACGTTCCTAAACTCTGCGGTGTGGCGGTGATCGACGGCAGCACCCTCGAAGGCGTCTCGGCGACGACGCTGTGGACACTGCACAACCGGGCCGGCGAGGCCAAGCGCTCCGACGGCGTGATCCGCGACCCGTGGGCCGTCACGCTGCTCGACGCGATCGAGTACGACTACCTCAAGTTCGGCAAGCCCAACCAGTCGCACGCGTTGCGCGCCCGCGCCTTCGACATCGCCACCGCCGAGTACCTCACCGCCCACCCGAAGGCCTCGGTGGTGGCGTTGGCCGAAGGGCTGCAGACCAGCCTGTGGCGGCTCGACCGGATGGGCGTGGCCGACGAACTGACCTGGTACTCAATCGATCTGCCCCCGGTCATGGCGCTGCGTGAACGCTTGCTGCCCGCCGACGAGCGCATCGTCGCGCTGGCCCAGTCCGCGCTGGACCGCTCGTGGCTGGACCGGGTCGACCCGGCCGACGGCGTGTTCGTCACCGCCGAGGGACTTCTGATGTACCTGGACCCGCAGGACGTGACGGACCTGATCGCCGAGTGCGCCGCACGCTTCCCGGGCGGCCGGATGATGTTCGATTCCATTCCGCACTGGCTGAGCCGCCGGACCATGAAGGGCCTGAAGCTGTCCGACCGCTACGTGACGCCCCCGATGCCGTTCGCGCTGACGGCCGACGAGGGGCTGGCGCTGGCCGACCGGATTCCCGGTGTCGCCGCTGCCCGCGACATCCCCATGCCGCGCGGCCGCGGACTGTTCAACGCGTTGTTCTGGCCACCGCTGGACCGGGTGCCCCTGCACCGCCGCGGCAGGCCGAGCATCACGCTGCTGGAGTTCGCGCCGTGA
- a CDS encoding DUF1697 domain-containing protein, whose translation MTRFVAFLRGVNVGGVNLKMADVAAAFTDAGFTEVKTILASGNVVLTSDADVAEVRRTAERTLRERFGYDAWVLAYEADTVAAISAGYPFEREVEGHHSYVTFVTDEQVLDELANLAGTAHPDEKIRRGEGVVYWQVPKSGTLDSTIGKTMGKKRYKASTTTRNLRTLDKVLRSVDSAG comes from the coding sequence GTGACGCGCTTCGTGGCCTTCCTGCGCGGGGTCAACGTCGGGGGGGTCAACCTGAAGATGGCCGACGTGGCGGCGGCGTTCACCGACGCCGGTTTCACCGAGGTGAAGACGATCCTCGCCAGCGGCAACGTGGTGTTGACCAGCGACGCCGACGTCGCGGAGGTGCGCCGCACCGCCGAACGGACGCTGCGCGAGCGGTTCGGCTACGACGCCTGGGTGCTGGCCTACGAGGCGGACACCGTGGCGGCCATCTCGGCGGGGTATCCGTTCGAGCGGGAGGTCGAGGGCCACCACTCCTACGTCACGTTCGTCACCGACGAACAGGTCCTCGACGAACTGGCGAACCTCGCGGGCACCGCCCACCCCGACGAGAAGATCCGCCGCGGCGAGGGCGTCGTCTACTGGCAGGTCCCGAAGTCCGGGACACTGGACAGCACGATCGGCAAGACGATGGGCAAGAAGCGCTACAAAGCGTCGACCACCACCCGCAATCTGCGCACCCTCGACAAGGTGCTGCGTTCGGTAGATTCGGCTGGGTGA
- a CDS encoding class I SAM-dependent methyltransferase, translating into MTNTPAAKVDGSALTGVSETALLTLLVRANEARRPDGLVDDPMAIRLVDSIAFDWGKFGPSRRQDMGLRAKAFDTQTRRYLRDHPRATVVALAEGLQTSFYRLDATDEVGHDFRWLTVDLPPIIELRRKLLPPSDRVGVCAQSALDFTWMDSVDDSDGVFITAEGLLMYLQPEESMSLIKACAQRFPGGRMMFDLPPSWFAWWARHGMRTSLRYKVPPMPFSLSPAEAAALVDTVPGIRAVHDLPLPEGRGRIANALLWTVQRLPVFDPVRPVWTLLEFG; encoded by the coding sequence GTGACGAACACACCGGCCGCCAAGGTGGACGGCAGCGCCCTGACCGGGGTTTCGGAGACCGCGCTGCTCACGCTTCTCGTCCGCGCCAACGAGGCGCGCCGCCCCGACGGGCTGGTCGACGACCCGATGGCGATCCGGCTGGTCGACTCCATCGCGTTCGACTGGGGCAAGTTCGGGCCCAGCCGCCGGCAGGACATGGGCCTGCGGGCCAAGGCTTTCGACACTCAGACCCGCCGCTACCTGCGCGACCATCCCCGTGCCACCGTGGTGGCGCTCGCCGAGGGTCTGCAGACCAGCTTCTACCGGCTCGACGCCACCGACGAGGTGGGCCACGACTTCCGGTGGCTGACCGTCGACCTCCCGCCGATCATCGAGCTGCGCCGCAAACTGCTCCCACCGTCGGACCGCGTCGGGGTGTGCGCACAGTCCGCGCTGGACTTCACCTGGATGGACTCGGTCGACGACTCCGACGGGGTGTTCATCACCGCGGAGGGACTGCTCATGTATCTGCAGCCCGAGGAGTCGATGTCACTGATCAAGGCGTGTGCGCAGCGGTTCCCCGGCGGCCGGATGATGTTCGACCTGCCGCCGTCGTGGTTCGCCTGGTGGGCGCGGCACGGGATGCGAACCTCGTTGCGCTACAAGGTTCCTCCGATGCCGTTCAGCCTCAGTCCGGCCGAGGCCGCCGCCCTGGTCGACACCGTGCCGGGGATCCGGGCCGTGCACGACCTGCCGCTGCCCGAAGGGCGTGGCCGCATCGCCAACGCGCTGCTGTGGACGGTCCAGCGGCTGCCGGTGTTCGACCCGGTGCGTCCGGTGTGGACGCTGCTGGAGTTCGGCTGA
- a CDS encoding GntR family transcriptional regulator, whose product MAEVGEWLAVDARASRPLFDQLRTQIIDAVRDGRLSPGTRLPTVRELAGQKGLAVNTVARAYRELESAGVLETRGRFGTFVSRVDPADSAMATAAQNFVSAARALGIEKAEALRYVESAFD is encoded by the coding sequence GTGGCCGAAGTGGGGGAGTGGTTGGCGGTCGATGCGCGGGCATCCCGGCCACTGTTCGATCAACTGCGGACCCAGATCATCGACGCCGTCCGCGACGGAAGGTTGTCACCGGGCACCCGGCTGCCGACCGTGCGTGAGCTGGCCGGGCAGAAGGGCCTGGCGGTCAACACGGTCGCGCGGGCCTACCGCGAACTGGAGTCGGCCGGTGTGCTCGAGACGCGGGGCCGCTTCGGCACCTTCGTCTCCCGGGTCGACCCCGCCGACTCCGCGATGGCGACCGCCGCCCAGAACTTCGTCTCCGCGGCGAGGGCGCTGGGCATCGAGAAGGCCGAGGCGCTGCGCTACGTCGAGTCGGCGTTCGACTGA
- a CDS encoding NAD-dependent deacylase, with translation MQVTVLSGAGISAESGVPTFRDVETGLWATVDPYEISSAEGWRANPDKVWAWYLWRHYMMDGVQPNNGHRAVAAWQDHADVHVVTQNVDNLHERAGSSNVYHLHGSLFEFHCDVCGSRFEGTLPEMPEPVESVDPPQCPCGGLIRPNVVWFGEALPEQAWQRSMHAVLTADVVVVVGTSSIVYPAAGLPEMALSRGTTVIEINPERTPLSDSATVSLRETATVALPTLLQRLPELLP, from the coding sequence GTGCAGGTGACGGTGCTCAGCGGGGCCGGCATCTCCGCCGAGAGCGGGGTGCCGACGTTCCGTGATGTCGAAACGGGGCTGTGGGCCACGGTGGATCCCTACGAGATCTCCAGTGCCGAAGGATGGCGGGCGAACCCCGACAAGGTGTGGGCGTGGTATCTGTGGCGCCACTACATGATGGACGGGGTGCAACCCAACAACGGCCACCGCGCCGTCGCGGCGTGGCAGGACCACGCCGACGTGCACGTCGTCACCCAGAACGTCGACAACCTGCACGAGCGGGCGGGCAGCTCGAACGTCTACCACCTGCACGGCAGCCTGTTCGAGTTCCATTGCGACGTCTGCGGTTCGCGATTCGAGGGCACGCTGCCGGAGATGCCCGAACCGGTCGAGTCGGTGGATCCGCCGCAGTGTCCGTGCGGCGGGCTGATCCGGCCGAACGTGGTGTGGTTCGGCGAGGCGCTGCCCGAGCAGGCCTGGCAGCGTTCGATGCACGCGGTGCTCACCGCCGACGTGGTGGTCGTGGTGGGCACGTCGTCGATCGTCTACCCCGCGGCGGGCCTGCCCGAGATGGCGCTGTCCCGCGGGACCACGGTGATCGAGATCAACCCGGAGCGCACCCCGCTGTCGGACAGTGCCACCGTGTCCCTGCGCGAGACCGCGACGGTCGCGCTGCCCACGCTGTTGCAGCGGCTGCCCGAACTGCTGCCCTGA
- a CDS encoding class I SAM-dependent methyltransferase, whose protein sequence is MSTEVDNPFFARLWTAMSGHETEAMRRLRSDNLAGLRGRVLEVGAGTGTNFAHYPPTVTEVVAVEPERRLAAHSRNAAAHAPVPVTVSTESVEQFGAAEPFDAVVCSLVLCSVDDPQAVLRQLFSTLRPGGELRYLEHIAGTGARAVLQRFADATVWPRMLGNCHTHRDTEAAITAAGFRVEDTRREWMFPAWAQLPVAELALGRAVRP, encoded by the coding sequence ATGAGCACCGAGGTCGACAACCCGTTCTTCGCCCGGCTGTGGACGGCCATGTCGGGACACGAGACCGAGGCGATGCGCCGGCTGCGCAGCGACAACCTCGCCGGTCTACGCGGCCGGGTCCTCGAGGTCGGCGCGGGCACGGGGACGAACTTCGCGCACTATCCGCCGACGGTGACCGAGGTCGTCGCCGTCGAGCCCGAACGCCGGCTGGCCGCCCACTCGCGTAACGCGGCGGCGCACGCCCCGGTCCCGGTCACCGTCAGCACCGAGAGCGTCGAACAGTTCGGTGCGGCCGAGCCGTTCGACGCGGTCGTCTGCTCGCTGGTGCTGTGTTCGGTCGACGACCCGCAGGCCGTTCTGCGCCAACTGTTCTCGACGCTGCGGCCCGGCGGCGAACTGCGCTACCTCGAGCACATCGCGGGCACCGGCGCCCGCGCCGTGCTGCAGCGGTTCGCCGACGCGACGGTGTGGCCGCGGATGCTCGGCAACTGCCACACCCACCGCGACACCGAGGCGGCGATCACCGCTGCCGGTTTCCGGGTCGAGGACACCCGCCGGGAATGGATGTTCCCGGCCTGGGCGCAGCTGCCGGTGGCCGAACTGGCGCTGGGCCGCGCGGTGCGGCCGTAG